Proteins found in one Venturia canescens isolate UGA chromosome 8, ASM1945775v1, whole genome shotgun sequence genomic segment:
- the LOC122414964 gene encoding uncharacterized protein translates to MLLLQIQYLGSLSSGSVHEKAHLIVKESISDQFLTVVTVQGGTRNSCRLEDTALYKAIYLAICKNIPPDDRPSRRTVIDALTAALRASKQRHCRTVGNDKTDQQPELDI, encoded by the exons ATGTTATTGTTGCAGATTCAATATTTAGGCAGCTTGAGCTCTGGCTCAGTACACGAGAAGGCTCATCTAATCGTgaaagaatcgatttccgaccaGTTCTTGACGGTTGTAACCGTCCAGGGGGGTACGCGGAACTCGTGCCGGTTGGAGGACACTGCTTTGTACAAAGCAATATACC TTGCCATTTGTAAAAACATACCACCTGACGATCGGCCGTCTCGGCGCACCGTCATTGACGCGTTGACTGCGGCACTGAGGGCTTCAAAGCAACGGCACTGTAGAACCGTCGGGAACGATAAAACCGACCAGCAGCCAGAGCTTGACATTTAA